The genomic DNA AAACACCTTTTCATTTTGGAAAAGAAGACTTACCAACGTGTGTTAAATACAGGAACTTGAAAAATGACCACAGCAACGCTGTTTATACGCATTTTGTTAAAGCGGAAAATTTGTAACGACGTGTTTTCATTCAAACCACACCGACATGTGCGCCTTCTTTTTTATAGAACATCTGGCAACTTGGAGGGAATATTCAACCAGCGCCGAAAGAAGTACATGCTAGTGCACACTCAAGGTATTTATAAAAGCAGCACTAATATTTTCGATGTAAAACTTGGTATACATGTAGTATTTTCAACTGCTTGAGTAGTACGATGGATCTGAAATTTATATTTGTATTCAACGAACTCGCCGGCTGCATAGTTCGTGAACTTTACAACTAACTGCCATTTACATTGGCTTGTCCATTGCAGACGCGTCATCGTGAAATCTATGGTAATTATTTAACTCTTCGCTACGTTTATGAATTCCCGCCAGTTGTAGAAAAACAGAGCGCTACTGTATTTAAGAAATAATAAAGGGTTCTGCTTAAGGTTAACTTCCATGGCTTGCGACCATGCACTTAGATAAAGGAAATGGGCGAAAAGAAGGCTTATGGAGTTCACGAAATTGGACGGAGGCGCTGAGGAAATTGCCTGTAAGACAGACTTTTCGCTGATCCATGCAGGAATCCAAGTATTATACGCACTCTCCTGAAATCGGATATCTTCTTACGAATGGCCCAGTACGAAGTCCCAATATGGCGTTTAAACAGATTTTGCATGTTCATCCAACGCCTGTCATTACAGCGCCTACTTATTTTATATTAGCCCACATTGGCATGCGTAGACGTTACTTTAAATAAATCCCATACAATCGCAGCTCGAGAATGTGCACGCTGAAGTACATACACAAACACATGGGTGAAAATTATCCGATACTAGGAAGGGGGAGGTGAAGGGTAAACAATGTACGCATGACTTCGCCGAATGCCTTGCGTCATTCGGAATGACATGGCAGAGTGAATCCTGTGGAAGTGGCTACATCAAGTGCACAGTTCTAACCAGCGTTGTTCTGTCATTGTTCTTATAGACATAGAGCGACGAAAAGGTTGGTTGCAGAGCTGGAAAATGGAGACGGACATAAGCGCAATCAGTAGAGCAAGTGCACAGGTCAAGTGCCAGAAAACCTCAAAACTACAGTGACGCATGCTTGGAGCGGTCTTCAGAAATGTGCGGCAATAGAAATCTTAGTATTGTTAACCGGTAAATTTCGCAAAGGAAGGAGAGGTAGTTATTGACAGCATTCAGGCGCTGTGCCAGTTTCACGAACCAAAGTCCCTGGACTATATAGGTGGCAACTAATTGCGGCGGTGCCTATTATTCCTTTTTGCGCGCTAACAATTACAACCGTTCGTTCTACGGACGGATGATATGATGCTGCCAATAAGCGAGggttatgaaataaataaatcggtATCACTGTAATATCACTGACAACTTGGCTGCCTGTAAATTATTTCACAATAGCGTTTGATTAATGCGAAGTATTAATGTATTTTTCATATAACATCCTGCAGCGGCTGTATGCTAGTGGCCTCTTTCACGAAACACGATAATGTTTGAAACTCGTGGCCGGGCTCGGCTTTCATAATATTTACGTGCTGACATTGTAATTTAGAATACATAACTCGTACACACTAATCGCTTTTGCTGGTTGGTTGAACTAAATGTATCCATATCTTTATGCATGATGATTTATATACGACAAAAACCCTGCTAAACTTAGATAACTACAAGGGTCCGCTCGAATGTGCTTCTGTTCAGCTCCGTTTTTGCCAGGAATGCTGTGGAGGCCCACATTTCAACAGACATACACTCCCAGTTTCGCTCGTATCTGTGCCAGTGGATATGTGAAGCTACATATAGATGCATATGTTTATGCAAATACATATCGACAGAAATACCTAAAAATGCACATATCGTCAGCGGAATAAACATTCGCTTCAAAACATACATGATTCATAACGAGAACACTCTGCAAAACCTAACATACGTCGACTTACGTAAGTGTGAAATGAAGTTGAGCCTACTTTATTTGTTATTCATTCCAGCTCACACTCGTTTCTGTGGCAAAATGACACAATCTCTGACAGGCACCTGCGTTAAATCACCTTACTGTGCTACGGTAGCTTACTTGTCCACGTGTCGGAGGAGAGCCTGAAAAGAAAACGAGCAGCAGCAAATCTGCCCATTGCCATTGACTTAAACAGTAATATCACAAGGTTCCATCAAACTTCACCTGTTGGCATTTTGTGGTAGACCGGTCATACCTCTTCGCGGATTCTCACTCGCTTTGATCTCGGCACCCTGCTTTGAATGCAGTGAAGCGTTTTTGTATGAGCAGTCATGTAATCGTATCACTGCCCAATGAGTCTCTAGAAACTCACTTTATGGTCAGCAACTGCTAACGACACACGCAGCAGTCCATCGATTTCGCCAAAGGAGGAAGCCAGCGCGCATTTCGCTTATAGCAAAAGTGTTTATATTGATGTGGCGATGCTCGCTGTCTCATTTCTTTCCTGCATTCTCTTACGTGCGAGTTTCCAATTGAGCAAATAATGTGTGATGAGGATGATTGGAGGGTCCCCGCAGCTTAGCCTGATTTCGCGACTTACATTGCCATGTGAAAAGTGAGCGTCTATTTAACGAGGTATACAAGGTTGTTTCAGGAGATAGATGTATACATTTGTGGTCTTGAAATTCTAAGTGAATGGTCACATCATGCTTTAACATATAAATGCAGCAAAATATATTAGCGCACACTTCCTGCTGACACCGTAATTTCGATGTCCCAGGCATTGTGACGAACTGTTTAGCTTGAATCGTCATTCGCCCCCCGATTACGCAGACGCGCATTTCATTCTGCGTGTGAACGCTCTCTAAGGCTTTTCGACGATCAATTTACACTTTGAGCGCTGTTAATAATGATCAAATATGCTGCACAATTGTCAGCTAAAAAGGAACAAAAAGGTTGGGAAGCAGGCGGTGCCCTGTTATTCTAGCACGTTTAGTTTTCCTTTACCCAGTGGTTTAATTTAACTGAATCTTATCGTAACTTCCACAAGATTGTTTGCAATAAGACATGTCAATTTGTATAGGCAGCGTCCGACCCACGGAAATGCTGGAGTGTAGAGTACAAGCACTggtaagaaggaaaaaaaacgattAATAAATTAACGCAACGCAATAATTCCAATTATGTAAAAATGTTTAACTTTTGGTAGATTGTTTTATCAATAATCACGAATTCTAAGGGCTGAAGGAACAGTAAGTCGCAAGATAAAAACGAATGGTCACTCATACCCGAACCACATTTTAAAGGTGGGCGATAGGTTCATCCATCCATGAGAACAATCATTGATCCCTcctttattttgctttgaaatgAAATCGGACTGTAATATCGCGAGAACGAGCCGCATGTGCCGCTTCCAATTGAGCTGACACCTACTTCTAACCTATTTCAGGAGGAGCATACGATCTTCACGAGGAAGTTCTCTATATGAGTTCTGATTCTAGTTGCGCCGTTATTATGGTATCGCGATTATTTGGCGGTAAGTTTTAATGTTCAGCTTGAGCTATTCTTCTCTTTGAAAATCGGCGCTTACGCGTGTGCTTTCGAAGTGGCACGTTCGAGATATTTAGAGAGAACGCCATTAGCCATTCCTAACACGATTagcgattggaatgagctccctaatgaagtgatggcagcttctagttctgaaaatgctattgagagccatattctttgattgttctgttattaTATTTCTGCACATACGCtacgtttttttctgttttgttagttagttactttgcactcactttgttttgtacttcCTTAGTTTCTATTCCGCtattgcgaatttcagtgcttaaactatgttgtatttactgatgtattgttttgatgttgctgaatatgcttccattgtgaccacctgtattttaacccccctacgataatgccgtacaggcgatgtaggtataccgaataaataaataaattagcatGTGCCAGAATGTATCATTGAGCAAGCAGTAATATAACAAGGTATGTGTGTTAGACAACTGTGGTCTTGTGTTCTGTTTAGTAATATTTCAAGAGCGAGAATAGCCATTATCTACACAGGACTTCTTTTTCGTCGGCCAACATGGTACATAAGGGTCGCAATACGTACTCGTAAAGTATTCCTTCTTTTTATAGCAAACAGTCGCTATATTTCAGGTCTTCCTatcaaaagaacattttcttaATATACGACATCAGTAACAGCAGTAGGCAATGAGGACTTATTCTTGTGTTAAATAGTGCTTCGTTAGAATTTTGCATATCGTACGTACAAGTGGATTAATAACAAAATATTAACCATTTCAAAATGCGTGAGCATCTTTATAAACGCATAAATTTGACCTAATAATTTTTGTTCCTAGGTACATTCCGCAGCTACGATCTCCGAGTGATAGATTCGCTTGCTGCGTTCGGGCCCCATAAGGACTGTGTTCGAAAATTCAAGAAGCGAGACAGCCGAGGACAAGTGATTTACAGACCGCAGTGCAGTGATATACTTCATAACAAAACGCAAGCACCACTGCCGAATTCGGGGACAAATCAGAAGCCGTCGACCAATACGCACAGCTAAtacttgtttcgtttttttttgtgacgTGTGTGCATCAATGGTTTTGTTTAACGAATATATTGGAGCTTATTTTGGTGTACAGCGTTCATATGCCGAAATACAGAACAGATGTGTAGTCTCTCGGCATACCGTTGTTATATTGTCTTCAGACTCTTTGTTTTATAGTCATATTTCTGATCATTTGCTTGTGGACCTAGTCGTTATAACTCGATAATGTAAGTAACAAAACAAGCAAAAGCTATGCACACGACCGACTTTAACTTTTATATGAATTTCTTTGTTTacttattgatactgtcagcccatgaCGGGCTACTACAGGAGTGGATTTAACATACATAAAGAGCGAAGTGCATTAGTTTACTTGAACAAtgcactaaaaagaagaaaaaaaatcaaatagcACGGCTGATATGCAACACATTAAAAATATAATTACAGAGCAAGTTTGGCTTATAATATCGCAATATTACTAGAGAACATCAGGGTGCCTCAGGGTACATAAGGCAATGTATTGCTTCCAAGAATGTATTAACTGTTTTTATTTGGGCAATTGAATGAGGCAAATAGTTCCACTGCTGAATTGCCCCGGGAAAGAAACTATACCTGAAGCAGTGATTGTGCACTGTAGAAGGAGGAATACACATACTGTGTCTGTGCCGTGATGTTTCCTGTGTCTTCATTTGGAAGTACTTGTCGTATCTTATTTTGACATGGTTATGAATTACTAAGAACAGGAACTTAAGCGTTTCATACTGGGCATGTTTTTGTATAAGTGGGAGATATGCAAGTTTACATAATTTAGTTGGAGAGTGAACATGGCGGTACTCATTGAGTATTAACCTAGAGGTAAGGCGCTACAACTTCTCTGGTTTTAGACAGCTACGTTGCGTGTAAGGATTCCATACTACTTTTGCGTACACAATTATGGGTGTTAGCAAGGGGTTGTAAGCTAAGATTTTAATTTCAGGGCAGGTACAGTACATATTAGTGTGCAATATTATTCGATTGACTGCGACTTCACATATATAACTGAAAGCTACTTGAAGTTCATGTGCATTTCATGGTTCTCCGAGCGTATTGTTAAAGCAATAAAATCAGCTGTAAATCATGCTGTAAATAATCCTGTAAATCATCATTAACTATTTTCCACCTTTTCGCCAGAAAGCGATGGTAAGTGTAGTGCATGAACACCGAAGCTTGATTCGCGACGCGCCGTAGTGGCCTAGTGGTTTTACTGTGAAGCTGTGGAGACAGAGCGCATACGATTGAATCtcagacgcggcggccacatttttgttcgggaaaaatgcaaaaacgcttgtgtaccacGCATTGAGTGCACTTTCAAAACCCGAaaaggtcaaaattattccagagtcgcCAAGTACCGCATGTCATCGAATtatattgtggttttgacacgtgaaACCCTCAAAATTTAGGCAAATAATTCGTGCATCTTGCAGCCATCGTTAGGCACTAAATGGTAAGATTGACAAATATAACTCTAATTCAACGCTCTCAAGGTTTAGAGCAAAGCTTTCTCTGCGCATCTCTCGGAGTTGGAAGGCCGGTGGGTCGGTCATTCTTTTGGCCGGTCGTTCTGGTTGTGTCATTGCAAGTATTAACAAGTCgccagtcgagataagcaagagaagTTTAGAGCACTGGTGGGAAAGAGCAGAAAAAAGATCAATAGGAGCGCATTCACCAGAGGCGTAAGTAAGAGTACATGGCATATATGGAAGCTGTGTGTAAGATAAGAAACATCAGgcagacgcagaaaaaaaaaatgctctatATTGGAAATCAGTTATGTCATAAATGAATCCCTCCAACAGGCTAAGCAACTATTAGTCGCCACCTGATTTAAAAGTCAATGAGAATAACTCAGCATCATTATTATAACCTAGAAACAGTTCTGACGTGAACACGGAAGGGGTTGGTCAACTGGTGCCGAAGCTCTGACATATCTGCAGCCCTTGGTGAAGGGCTTTCGGAGGGACAGAAATACAGCTGGTTGAATGACGCCTAAAGGTACTTGGTGATGCCGTGTAAAACTTTATTTGCGCGCCGCAATTTTATAAACCAGTGTCAGTGGTGTTAAATTATTGTGTTGCTGTCGCATCCGTCATCATGGCTAAGAATGTGGCGGAACACGTTCCTTGCCAAAATTTGTCCGCATCGCTTATGATTATGCGGCAATTCGTTTTACTGGCTCAATTTTTTATCATGCATTTTCCCTTGCAGCATACatattaatatttttttatttaccaaGCTGCAATAAAACTTCAGGAAATATTTTCATTTGTAATGGGGTGGGAATGTAAAAGAAGTCGCTGTATGAAATGAAAATTGCGAGAAACATTTTCATTACAAATTGAGTCGTTTTTGTGGTTAAGGACAATGCAAATGTATTCAGAGACTGTGACACTTATACGCTACACAGGTGAGGCATTACATATCCATAAACAAATTGCAAGAACAACAACGAAAGATGACGTGCAGTACCTGACATAGGGATACAATGGAGCACACAAAATAAGGGAATTGGATTTAAAATTCTAGTTGAAGCAAATAAAAGACACGCTACCCGGGCAAGCTGGGAGGGAGAATTTGGTGTATGAACTGCAGAATTTATGCCGCAAGAACATTTATTAACGTGCACAAGACGTTGAGTTTACCTACGCCTTGTCATCAGTCCGAGGGGATTAGCGAGATCAACGATGGAGGAGGACAATGATTTTAGTGCTTCAGAAGATGAGGATACCTTGTCGACCTCCGACTCGTATGGCGTGTTGGAAACCTATGAGTACTTATAAGAtgaaaaataatttatttttttggcAATTAGAGAAGGAAAGAGGTTTTGCAGTGTATGCCATAGAATATTcaacctacccccccccccctcaagtaGTAAGAAGTCTGCATTTTTATATTTGTTTATATCTTGGATGTTTGCCTAACTTAATCGAGAAAGAATAAATAGCTATCCACTGAACTTCAGCTCATCAACATTCTGAAAAAAGTTTATCTTTGTAGGAATCTTACCCTTCATATATTGTTTGCTCCAAAAACACATCATCAATACGTATCATTCAAGGCTATTCATGTTTAAAGCGGTGCATGGCAAGAAAATGCTCGCCTAGGTTTTGGCACTCCAACTTGGCGCTTCTGTGAAGATTATTCCTTCGTAATGTAAAATGTTAAACCCCTTATAAGAAACTTCAAAAGGGAACGTAGAAGCTTGAACGCGTTCCCAGTGCAAACAAATAATCTTTAGTTTACTTTGTTTCTGAATAAATGATGGCTTGTATTGAAGAACGAATTGATTTTTTCGACATTACAAATTTCCAAAACAAAACAGCCGTAAAGTAAGTGGCATCCTTGAGTTTCCATTCGTGTAGCGTAATCTTGAGTTCATCTCGTGGAAAGACAGGATAGTAATTCAGAGACAGGGCGTATACAATGGAACCTGTATAGCTTCAATACTAAGTGACATGTTTCTACACCATGACACGAAGTGTTATAACGGTTACAAGGCCCGTATGTTTCAACAGGCATACTTCTTGGGTATTCTCTACACCGACCACAATTCCTGCAACGTTCCGAGTTTATTTAGGAATGGTCGAAAAACGGATAGAAATCACACATGAGGTACAACTCAGTATTTCGCTTAGGTTTTGTTTGCATCAAAATAAATATCTCATAGCAGAATTTCCACATGTTCTATGATCCAAGAAGTAACTTGCCTTCGCTGTTATAGTTATCCGCATATTTGAAATTTACGCAGAGTAAAATTACTGAAATGTGTCTCTCTAACAAGTGGAAATGCTTCTTTCAGAACAGCATGCACTGTTGCTTTGCTGCGCTTGTCGAAGGTCACCGTAAATTCCGATACTCCCATAATGTCATTCACGTTGTTGCTAAAGTCCTTCTCAAGGAAGAAGCGGCGAAAACGTGGTTGTGGTTCCTTGCACGCGGGACATCTCGGAACTAAGTTTCAtcatttattttcacacggaAACATTATTGCCGAAAAatacaccatggcatcatgaaTCATGCACTTTGCAGTATGTTTCCAGACAGTCGCCACCGACACTGAGATATTTGTCGTAGCGTGCAATAGTTTGAAGAAAGCACTCTGGTGAACCTTAGTGCCCTGATGCTGGGAATTGTCCCACAAACTGCTCTACCTCAGCATTGTTTTGAAAGTAACGTCCCGCTAGTGAGGCTTTCAGGGCACGGGAGTATGTGCCCATTCATACCGGGCAACTGCATGGGATTCTAAtggcgaccacgttgtcagcacacgtctgtctgcaattgtgatttgtactcgaataacttCGGGCACGCCGGTCTGCTGCTACGCTTTCTTTTTCGCTGCCTTGCGCAAGCGTTATTCCTCCTCCGCCGACTCTCTTTCTATCGCTAAACTATAAACGGGCGAGGATTCCTATGGCGATTGTTTCATTCACCTGGCATATCTGTTCCACATAAAAAATGATGAaaattactttcggaacgtccatCGTACTTATGGAATATCGCATAGGTTGAAAAAAATATGAGGTTTTAAGTGCCATAACCAcgttccgattatgaggcacgccatagtggaggacttcggaaatttggaccaccttgggttctttaacgtgcacctaaatctaagtacacgggtgttttcgcccccaccgaaatgcagccaccgtggccgggatttgatcccgcggcctcgtgctcagcagtccagcaccagccactgagcaaccagagCGGGGCGCATAGGTTGAAGAAGGTAGGCTAGAAAGCGCATGCTATGTTATGTCATGACGGCCCTTCTCAATCTTGTGTCGATAGAAACGTGTTCGAGCACTGTGGAATTTGTAGGTGCTTTATTAGCCGCAAAGAAGCAATGTTCATGCTGACTATTATGGAAGCCGCGGAAATTCATTATCACCAAGAAGACTGGGTGAGTGCCACATCTATAGGCTTAGCAAAGAAATACGTCTGGTTAACATTCGGCAGATATCTGCCTGGTTGGGGGACAGccgagtaaaaaagaaagagcaattgAACCAAAATTTATTTTAGCAACGCCCTGTTTTGGAGCCCGAGCGGGTTCTCCTCCAGGGGTGAGATAGCGTGAGGTACACCAGTGCTCATACACGTTTGTTGGCGCTTAGACAGGCGTGCAGGCAGGGGCCAGACACCTTTCGTGGACCATGGGAGTACACAGCGCAAAGTGTTCGTGATGAACAATTGATGTTACACGGCGTCTTTGAACGCACTAAGATTCCAAAAGGAGCCACCGCCGTCTGTTGTTTTCTCTCTTCAAGACGACAGTGCCATCGGGGCTAATGTGGTCATCAAATCAACTCAGTGCCCTTTGACTCTCTGAAGAAGGAAGACCAGCGAAGGTGTGTATATGGGTCCCTTAATGAAGAGCTGCACCACCACCGTGGGTCGGTGCAGCATCTTCGGAATCGGCGCATGTATACGGAGTGCTTAATGCGTGCTTCGCCTCTGCTGCGGGTCAGTCCGGTATTGCACggtcttcgggatgggcccacgtacgggtagtgcttaacgcctgcttgacctccaccgtgggtcggctcggcattgcattatcttcgggatcgtcCCACGTATGCAATGTTTTCTCTCTACACACGGAAGCGATCCTGGTAGACCTAGCCCTTAATAGCTTCGATGTAAATTGGTTAggtttttgtgtttcttaattatTTAAATAATCATGACGACAAACGTGAGAGTGCTGGCAaaagcgcgttcgcgcggtagcgccgaggggcgccaacgagccagttgtggaagaagacgaagatgCTGGAGCCAATCATCATGATGATAGTTTTATGttaacacacgcacacgcgatCCTGAGTTAAGGAGTCCTGaggagcttcgctgtaaaaaacacGTAGTGTTCTGCCACCGCACTGCCTTCTCTGCTTAGGTGGCGAAGGTTTTCCTTGAGTTAGTAAATTCCTTCCGGGAAATTTTTAGTCTCGTCAATATGCGGCGCGGGGAATTCGGTACAGGTTAGATCGCAGAGAATTCCTTGCGGCTTTTAGAGAACACGGACGAGGGAGGAGGCTACCGGCCGTAGACAGACGCTTGTGAGTGACGCCAACCTCTGACCCTCACAGTGCACCGGCTAATTTCTCGCTTACGCCTCGAATGTATGGTATCAACATACAGCGCCATTGCCTGGGTGTTTCGGCAGTCACCGTCTTCCTTTCGGTTCTCTTCCGTCACCAAAGGGCCCGGTGAATATATGCCTTAATTTGCATATCCGTTCAGCCAAAGGTCGCAAATCTTTGTGTTCGCTCCTTCTTTCTTGGGAGGCGGGGACGAGTGAAACAAAGGAAGACTAAAGGAGCGTGACGGTGCAACCACGTGGGGCGTGTACAGCGTTAACATGACTGATGCGTTGAGAGATGT from Dermacentor albipictus isolate Rhodes 1998 colony chromosome 7, USDA_Dalb.pri_finalv2, whole genome shotgun sequence includes the following:
- the LOC135897096 gene encoding uncharacterized protein — translated: MTEKNLLAVILLATTLTVLESKFTFFRRRSISMHKFLDVKEPIWTYTTSRRTDILCEVDVVKNITASSVFFTRFSYDRKGRTSGNLEGIFNQRRKKYMLVHTQGGAYDLHEEVLYMSSDSSCAVIMVSRLFGGTFRSYDLRVIDSLAAFGPHKDCVRKFKKRDSRGQVIYRPQCSDILHNKTQAPLPNSGTNQKPSTNTHS